In Agromyces sp. 3263, a single genomic region encodes these proteins:
- a CDS encoding DUF2510 domain-containing protein — translation MSDPTRAPAGWYEDGSGGRRYWDGEAWTQYVAPAASGEPGSQVGVESGSTEATDAAATQPVGATGPTIPFVWGSGGSDAAGSGYGGGAGGSSGWWDASGANPADATTVPFETVSAAPAAGPTSVLPQHPFTEPSNPGPNVVGIIALIVAVTGLVFVFIPALSGVAWTLVLVAFVLSLIGLSLRGAKWAAITGLVVSIIAAIVGIVMLVMLLFGWIGDVVAGVEDAVPDVPVPVFPVPEVPGADDPNADDSAVAGNLRFGETMTWDDGVALTVSVPEPYTPSDFAVGATRATSVVFTLTLTNNSTGELQPLPLPTLTAGDQEVSEIFDVGAEVFDPADDVGFPPTATIEPGGSVSWRVAWSLDDSSSLTMEAAPNLLYPSATFTNAP, via the coding sequence ATGAGCGACCCGACGAGGGCGCCCGCGGGGTGGTACGAAGACGGGTCCGGCGGGCGGCGGTACTGGGACGGCGAGGCCTGGACGCAGTACGTGGCGCCCGCCGCCTCGGGCGAGCCCGGGTCGCAGGTCGGGGTCGAGTCGGGCAGCACTGAGGCGACGGATGCCGCGGCGACGCAGCCCGTGGGAGCGACCGGTCCGACGATTCCGTTCGTCTGGGGCTCCGGCGGGTCGGATGCCGCGGGGTCGGGCTATGGCGGCGGCGCGGGTGGGTCGAGTGGTTGGTGGGATGCATCGGGTGCGAACCCGGCGGACGCGACGACCGTGCCGTTCGAGACGGTGAGCGCAGCCCCAGCCGCGGGTCCCACGAGCGTGCTGCCGCAGCATCCGTTCACCGAGCCGTCGAACCCCGGGCCGAACGTGGTGGGCATCATCGCGCTCATCGTGGCGGTCACCGGGCTGGTGTTCGTGTTCATCCCGGCGCTGAGCGGCGTCGCGTGGACGCTCGTGCTCGTCGCGTTCGTGCTGTCGCTCATCGGCCTGTCGCTGCGCGGCGCGAAGTGGGCGGCGATCACCGGGCTCGTCGTGTCGATCATCGCGGCGATCGTCGGCATCGTCATGCTCGTGATGCTGCTCTTCGGGTGGATCGGCGACGTCGTCGCCGGCGTCGAGGATGCTGTTCCCGACGTGCCGGTGCCGGTGTTCCCAGTGCCAGAGGTCCCGGGTGCGGATGACCCGAATGCGGACGACTCCGCCGTGGCAGGCAATCTCAGGTTCGGTGAGACGATGACGTGGGACGACGGCGTCGCCCTCACGGTCTCGGTGCCCGAGCCGTACACGCCGAGCGACTTCGCGGTCGGTGCGACGCGGGCGACCTCGGTCGTGTTCACGCTGACGCTCACGAACAACTCGACCGGCGAGCTCCAGCCCCTGCCGCTGCCGACCCTCACCGCGGGCGACCAGGAGGTGAGCGAGATCTTCGACGTGGGGGCCGAGGTGTTCGACCCCGCGGACGACGTCGGGTTCCCGCCCACCGCCACGATAGAGCCGGGCGGGTCGGTCAGCTGGCGGGTCGCTTGGTCGCTCGACGACTCCAGCTCGCTCACGATGGAGGCGGCGCCGAACCTGCTGTACCCGAGCGCGACCTTCACGAACGCGCCGTAG
- the pglW gene encoding BREX system serine/threonine kinase PglW, with the protein MKADSPKWIVMGPAASPAEQAALNKLRDLLPDDGITTGWVNVTFVDNQGGFNEVDVLLLTKNGLFVVELKGWHGTVLVKPNRWFQNGKDMGNPPVANNNKAKRLSGLLQGVTIKHAAGFKLPFVRSVMVLHGANSNVVVQGKIEALTTLDGYSVSLKGDGVSFSKFLATPATHADDLVSEAKAKQIRAVIAAADLKPTPKTRKVGDYDLADADPLGEDEEWTDLLATHPITKDRRRIRVFKVPRGASKEMASDIQRHALREYRLTNGISHPGITRPLEYVDSEVGPALVFAYDEREQPLTDYLTEHAATLSLDERVALIRKIGEVIKAAHSRRVMHRALSPLRVTVRASKKKGATVAVRDWFAGQRTSEGSTLSRTLLGTNDIPEAIDEAQWGYLAPEVVQYLGEPSPIALDVYGLGALAYRILTDRDPAENGKDLHELYQSASSLDPIAVQPDLPEVFAKVVRESTAFDEAHRPTDVGALLALFEDAFRDYAGWAEPVAVDIDPLDASPGEIVGERFEIKARRGSGTTGVALLVDDYDSGRESVILKLARDEDAAARLAVEAEVLRGLDHPRVVRLLDGPLEVGGRAGLLLSDAGAETLATRLQTEGRSTLEQLENYGRDLLEAVRYLDSRGIFHRDIKPANLAIAPDPGTRKPRLTLFDLSLAREPLTHTKSGSRPYLDPYLDQPGRREFDRAAELFSVAATLFEMSAGVPPFWPGGNAPERPDEAAVVQASQFEESVASALTEFFTRALAPVARDRFETLETFAAAWQGVFTPLDLVVQDDSATEQLDALAASATLDTPLSDSGLSARARSGLTRLRVSTVGELLGVPPMQINQIRGLGELHRKEVQRRVREWRTRLAAGSSPAATETPAGRQSIEQFRSKLIPQRRTAENSKQIEVLRLLLGEDETPGGVAWPTLTSIADRLGLQVAAVSRLVTEAVRRWRKDSKLLQIAVNDVVRIVADAGLVATLDEVADQLLMDYGSSKVGDERRRHARGLVRAVIELDAAAETPRLDKRRPRDDQAPVLLAIVGDADRPSSEQLLAMGRQLGDEVDKLLRTQDVAPAAAVRDRLRRLVPDQVSLSDARLLELAVAASTTGAKSSLDEVYSVDLTPARAIEVTLAGVAVRELSIDSIERRVRGRFRRIAAIPSRPALDEIIQRTHPHLEWNSGRYAVREGSTFGASTRSVTTLQGSLPNDQLARALAGSVQERSALALTTAWSHYDAAAATLSARFGLEVVDLAALVVERLHEAAAQLGADWAVVVGADAPSAGAGDRRNLQELAKRAVTEAWAGLEARTEPLLFTDPAVLAHLGLVDLIGRAMDLTTARAGARWFLLPQRSAAAVPDLDGVPMPFGADRWIELPTNLAAVLPTQPTKVTK; encoded by the coding sequence ATGAAGGCAGACTCCCCGAAATGGATCGTCATGGGTCCGGCTGCGTCGCCGGCTGAACAGGCTGCCCTCAACAAGCTGCGCGACCTGCTGCCCGACGACGGCATCACCACGGGGTGGGTGAACGTCACGTTCGTCGACAACCAGGGCGGCTTCAACGAGGTCGACGTGCTGTTGCTGACGAAGAACGGCCTGTTCGTCGTGGAGCTCAAGGGCTGGCATGGCACGGTGCTGGTCAAGCCGAACCGTTGGTTCCAGAACGGTAAGGACATGGGCAACCCGCCCGTCGCGAACAACAACAAGGCCAAGCGACTGTCGGGGCTGCTGCAGGGCGTGACGATCAAGCACGCTGCCGGGTTCAAGCTGCCGTTCGTGCGATCGGTCATGGTGCTGCACGGCGCGAATTCCAACGTCGTGGTGCAGGGCAAGATCGAAGCGCTGACCACACTCGACGGCTACAGTGTGAGCCTCAAGGGCGACGGGGTGTCCTTCTCGAAGTTCCTGGCGACGCCGGCGACGCACGCTGACGATCTGGTCAGCGAGGCGAAGGCAAAGCAGATCCGAGCCGTGATCGCCGCCGCCGATCTGAAGCCGACTCCGAAGACTCGTAAGGTTGGTGACTACGACCTGGCCGACGCTGACCCGCTGGGGGAGGACGAGGAGTGGACGGACCTCCTCGCGACGCACCCGATCACGAAGGATCGCCGTCGCATCCGCGTGTTCAAGGTGCCCCGCGGCGCGTCGAAGGAGATGGCGTCCGACATCCAGCGTCACGCGCTCCGTGAGTACCGACTGACGAACGGCATCTCACACCCTGGTATCACCCGTCCGCTCGAATACGTGGATTCCGAGGTCGGCCCGGCGCTCGTTTTCGCATACGACGAGCGAGAGCAGCCGCTCACCGACTACCTCACCGAGCACGCCGCAACGCTTTCGCTCGACGAACGGGTGGCGCTGATCCGCAAGATCGGTGAAGTCATCAAGGCGGCGCATTCGCGGCGGGTGATGCACCGCGCGCTCTCTCCACTGCGCGTTACCGTGCGCGCGAGCAAGAAGAAGGGCGCGACGGTCGCGGTTCGCGACTGGTTCGCCGGTCAGCGCACGAGCGAGGGTTCGACGCTGTCGCGCACGTTGCTTGGAACAAACGACATCCCCGAGGCGATCGACGAAGCGCAGTGGGGATATCTCGCGCCCGAGGTGGTGCAGTATCTCGGCGAACCATCGCCGATCGCGCTCGATGTCTACGGTCTCGGCGCGCTGGCATACCGCATCCTGACGGATCGCGACCCTGCTGAGAACGGCAAGGACTTACACGAGCTGTACCAGTCGGCATCGTCGCTTGATCCGATCGCGGTGCAGCCGGATCTTCCCGAGGTGTTCGCGAAGGTCGTGCGCGAGTCGACGGCGTTCGATGAGGCTCATCGCCCGACCGATGTCGGCGCCTTGCTCGCGCTGTTCGAGGATGCGTTCCGCGACTACGCAGGTTGGGCTGAGCCGGTCGCCGTCGATATCGACCCGTTGGATGCTTCGCCGGGTGAGATCGTTGGCGAGCGCTTCGAGATCAAGGCGCGGCGCGGTTCGGGCACGACGGGTGTTGCCCTGCTCGTGGACGACTACGACTCGGGTCGCGAAAGCGTGATTCTGAAGCTCGCACGAGATGAGGATGCCGCGGCGCGACTCGCGGTTGAGGCCGAGGTCCTTCGTGGCCTCGATCATCCCCGCGTCGTGAGACTCCTCGATGGCCCGCTCGAGGTGGGTGGCCGGGCGGGGCTCCTCTTGAGCGATGCGGGCGCGGAGACGCTCGCCACGCGGCTGCAGACTGAGGGTCGCTCGACGCTCGAGCAGCTTGAGAACTACGGGCGCGACCTCCTCGAAGCGGTGCGGTACCTCGACTCGAGGGGCATCTTCCACCGCGACATCAAGCCCGCGAACCTGGCGATCGCGCCTGACCCGGGCACCCGTAAGCCGCGACTGACGCTGTTCGATCTCTCGCTCGCTCGCGAGCCGCTCACGCACACGAAGTCGGGTTCCCGCCCGTATCTCGACCCGTATCTCGATCAGCCGGGGCGGCGCGAGTTCGACCGGGCGGCGGAGCTCTTCTCGGTGGCGGCGACCTTGTTCGAGATGTCGGCCGGGGTGCCGCCGTTCTGGCCTGGCGGCAACGCACCAGAGCGTCCCGACGAGGCGGCGGTGGTGCAGGCGAGCCAGTTCGAGGAGTCGGTGGCGTCGGCACTCACGGAGTTCTTCACCCGGGCGCTCGCTCCGGTCGCGCGTGACCGATTCGAGACCCTCGAGACCTTCGCGGCCGCTTGGCAGGGCGTCTTTACGCCCCTTGATCTGGTGGTCCAAGATGACTCGGCGACCGAGCAACTCGACGCCCTGGCCGCATCGGCGACGCTCGACACTCCGCTCTCCGATTCTGGGTTGAGCGCTCGCGCCCGCTCGGGCCTCACCCGCCTCAGAGTGTCGACGGTCGGAGAACTCCTTGGCGTACCGCCGATGCAGATCAACCAGATTCGTGGCCTCGGTGAGTTGCATCGCAAAGAGGTACAGCGTCGCGTCCGCGAGTGGCGGACGCGACTGGCTGCGGGATCGAGTCCCGCAGCCACCGAGACGCCGGCCGGTCGGCAGTCGATCGAGCAGTTCCGGTCGAAGCTCATTCCGCAGCGCCGTACGGCTGAGAACTCCAAACAGATCGAAGTGCTTCGCCTCCTGCTCGGCGAAGACGAGACGCCGGGCGGCGTGGCTTGGCCGACGCTGACGTCGATCGCTGATCGCCTCGGCCTGCAAGTGGCGGCGGTGTCGCGTCTCGTGACCGAGGCGGTGCGTCGTTGGCGTAAGGACAGCAAGCTCCTGCAGATCGCGGTCAACGACGTCGTGCGTATCGTCGCCGACGCCGGGCTCGTGGCGACGCTCGATGAGGTGGCCGACCAGTTGCTGATGGACTACGGCTCGTCGAAGGTCGGCGATGAGCGTCGCCGGCACGCACGTGGGCTTGTGCGGGCCGTCATCGAGCTGGATGCCGCCGCGGAGACCCCGCGGCTCGACAAGCGTCGCCCGCGTGATGACCAGGCTCCCGTGTTGCTCGCCATTGTCGGTGACGCTGACCGGCCGTCGTCGGAGCAGTTGCTTGCGATGGGGCGGCAGCTCGGCGATGAGGTCGACAAGCTCCTGCGTACCCAGGATGTGGCCCCTGCCGCAGCCGTGCGTGACCGACTTCGACGACTCGTTCCCGATCAGGTGTCGCTGTCGGATGCCCGACTGCTCGAGCTCGCCGTTGCGGCGTCGACGACGGGTGCGAAGTCGAGTCTCGACGAGGTGTATTCGGTGGATCTCACGCCCGCCCGCGCGATCGAGGTGACACTCGCCGGGGTCGCCGTACGTGAGCTTTCCATCGACAGCATCGAGCGCCGTGTGCGCGGACGGTTCAGGCGTATCGCGGCGATCCCGTCCCGGCCTGCACTCGACGAGATCATTCAGCGGACGCATCCGCACCTGGAGTGGAACTCCGGGCGCTACGCGGTGCGCGAGGGGTCGACGTTCGGCGCCTCGACGCGATCGGTGACGACGTTGCAGGGCTCCCTCCCGAACGACCAGTTGGCGCGCGCCCTCGCCGGGTCGGTGCAGGAGCGCAGTGCCCTAGCGCTCACGACGGCGTGGTCGCATTACGACGCGGCCGCGGCGACGCTCAGCGCCCGATTCGGCCTCGAGGTCGTCGACCTGGCCGCGCTCGTGGTTGAACGACTGCATGAGGCCGCGGCGCAGCTCGGTGCCGACTGGGCGGTCGTGGTCGGTGCGGACGCACCGTCGGCGGGGGCTGGCGACCGACGCAACCTGCAGGAGCTCGCGAAGCGGGCGGTCACCGAGGCGTGGGCCGGACTCGAGGCTCGCACAGAACCGTTGCTCTTCACCGACCCGGCGGTGCTCGCTCACCTTGGGCTCGTCGACCTCATCGGGCGCGCGATGGACCTGACGACCGCCCGTGCCGGCGCACGCTGGTTCCTCCTTCCGCAACGCTCGGCCGCCGCAGTGCCCGACCTCGACGGGGTGCCGATGCCGTTCGGTGCCGATCGTTGGATCGAACTCCCCACGAATCTGGCAGCGGTGCTGCCGACGCAACCCACGAAGGTGACGAAGTGA
- a CDS encoding HNH endonuclease translates to MADADVDGVGWLVASNLGMFNADAAFASLGEIDWSETRSARIEIGDRVFLYGTAPVSALTHECVVVDRGLSYDEVIDDREFWRDPSAFEERRDRTWMRLRLQRTFSGRQRELLSLGELKQHGLSSAPQGRMRVPASVAAQIGAVLRVTGGPADGVAEHLPSDDDEVTKFDRAIRDGRFAVRDEYATAKTRGSAQRAFAGVVKRNYGYRCAITGITSPDFLIASHIVPWSEDEEIRLDPSNGICLSTLVDRAFDLGFISISPEGRVGVIHDRVAVDSALAAFLMPFDGRLLELPSSNPPRAEYLAQRLGVKWEV, encoded by the coding sequence ATGGCCGATGCTGACGTGGACGGTGTTGGGTGGCTGGTCGCTTCCAATCTTGGAATGTTCAATGCGGATGCTGCGTTTGCGAGTCTCGGGGAGATCGATTGGAGCGAGACCAGGTCCGCACGAATTGAGATCGGCGACCGTGTCTTCCTGTACGGGACGGCGCCGGTCAGTGCATTGACGCACGAGTGTGTCGTCGTGGACCGGGGTCTCTCCTACGATGAGGTGATCGACGACCGGGAGTTCTGGCGCGACCCCTCGGCGTTCGAAGAGCGGCGGGATCGGACATGGATGCGACTCCGACTCCAACGCACGTTCTCAGGGCGGCAACGCGAACTGCTCTCCCTGGGAGAGCTGAAGCAGCATGGTCTGAGCTCAGCGCCACAAGGGCGTATGCGCGTTCCCGCGAGCGTAGCCGCCCAGATTGGGGCCGTCCTCCGGGTCACAGGCGGACCCGCTGACGGCGTTGCTGAGCACCTGCCGTCCGACGATGACGAGGTCACGAAGTTTGATCGTGCGATTCGCGATGGGCGATTCGCTGTGCGGGACGAGTATGCCACGGCGAAAACCCGGGGTAGCGCGCAACGGGCGTTCGCTGGCGTCGTCAAGCGAAACTACGGGTACCGGTGCGCGATCACCGGTATCACCAGCCCCGACTTCCTTATTGCATCCCACATTGTCCCTTGGTCAGAGGACGAGGAAATCCGGCTCGACCCCTCGAACGGGATCTGTCTTTCCACCCTTGTGGATCGCGCGTTCGACCTCGGGTTCATCTCAATCTCGCCGGAAGGACGAGTGGGCGTCATTCACGACCGAGTCGCGGTCGACAGCGCGCTGGCTGCGTTCCTTATGCCGTTCGACGGCCGCTTACTCGAGCTCCCCTCGAGCAACCCGCCGAGGGCGGAATACCTCGCGCAACGACTTGGCGTGAAGTGGGAAGTCTGA
- a CDS encoding nuclear transport factor 2 family protein has protein sequence MPAPVQHLIESMFAGVQALDVDAATAAMHDDIVLYDPHYPYPDMVGIAAVREGLAWAFTQMTSMRFDIERWFFDEAGTSVVVETSTHHVLNMGSKRLDFPQVFVIDTDGERITKMRAYEPYGPHGSTGFGLKNGHAVYRMSHRRSASAHPASAQTSRT, from the coding sequence ATGCCAGCACCGGTGCAGCACCTCATCGAGTCGATGTTCGCGGGCGTCCAGGCCCTCGACGTGGACGCCGCGACCGCAGCGATGCACGACGACATCGTGCTCTATGACCCGCACTACCCGTATCCCGACATGGTCGGCATCGCCGCCGTGCGCGAGGGACTCGCATGGGCGTTCACGCAGATGACGAGCATGCGGTTCGACATCGAGCGGTGGTTCTTCGACGAGGCCGGCACCTCGGTCGTCGTCGAGACCTCGACCCACCACGTGTTGAACATGGGCAGCAAGCGCCTCGACTTCCCGCAGGTGTTCGTCATCGACACCGACGGCGAGCGCATCACGAAGATGCGCGCCTACGAGCCCTACGGTCCGCACGGCTCGACGGGCTTCGGGCTGAAGAACGGCCACGCCGTGTACCGGATGTCGCACCGGCGATCGGCGAGCGCCCACCCAGCGAGCGCGCAGACGTCGCGCACGTAG
- a CDS encoding winged helix-turn-helix domain-containing protein, producing MREGPHGSDCTGWGSDDRRLPPAVLRYLAEGEVRSLQQIIQGVTDVLQLDDHVVAQKISSGQGRLENRACSSFYRAGLLERERRSWYWITEDGRAVADRGLTEYSEQDLLEWPTWRSCLARTPVCSGAVRRRWRVPRNSRGAPMPSMATRVCG from the coding sequence ATGCGGGAGGGACCTCATGGCTCAGATTGCACCGGATGGGGTTCCGACGATCGACGGCTGCCGCCGGCTGTCTTGCGATATCTGGCCGAGGGGGAGGTGCGCTCGCTCCAACAGATCATCCAGGGCGTCACCGACGTGCTCCAACTCGACGATCATGTCGTCGCTCAGAAGATCAGTTCCGGGCAGGGCCGACTGGAGAACCGAGCCTGCTCGTCCTTCTATCGTGCGGGACTTCTCGAGAGGGAGCGCCGGAGCTGGTATTGGATCACCGAGGATGGTCGTGCCGTAGCAGACCGCGGTTTGACCGAGTACTCAGAACAAGACTTGCTCGAGTGGCCGACATGGCGTTCATGCCTCGCACGCACGCCCGTGTGCTCGGGGGCAGTACGGAGGCGATGGCGGGTGCCGCGTAACTCGCGTGGCGCGCCGATGCCCTCCATGGCAACTCGAGTTTGCGGATAA
- a CDS encoding DUF6596 domain-containing protein, which translates to MDSQRVNADGARAAAAASGELVARASYGRLVALLAASTGDLALAEDALAGAFEQALTRWPDAGVPDNPEGWLLTVARNRQRDAWKSAERRLTAPFDDDAEAGAAAAPAASVDPLAELDPFAIGDKRLELLFVCAHPAIDAAVRTPLMLQVVLGFDAAQIATAFAVPPAAMAQRLVRAKRRIRDARIPFAVPDRRAMPERLPAVLEAVYGCHAIAWRAPADAPDSMAGEAQYLAVTLAALLEHETEAWGLAALVTLSLARRGSRGGASRDSETDSRPFVPLDEQDPSTWDAALIAEGEEYLRRASAPGRPPGRFQLEAAIEAVHCDRRRTGATDWAALRTLYVALNAVAPSLGATVALAAVIGRLDGAAAGLAALPAEPETSTFQPWWAARADLLARAGRGSEASDAFAHAAELADDPAVRTYLLARREATARS; encoded by the coding sequence GTGGACTCCCAACGAGTGAACGCCGATGGCGCGCGGGCGGCGGCTGCGGCATCCGGCGAGCTGGTCGCCCGCGCGTCGTACGGCCGGCTGGTCGCGCTGCTCGCGGCCTCGACGGGTGATCTCGCGCTCGCCGAGGACGCCCTGGCTGGCGCGTTCGAGCAGGCGCTCACGAGGTGGCCGGATGCCGGTGTGCCTGACAATCCCGAGGGGTGGCTGTTGACCGTGGCCCGCAATCGCCAGCGCGACGCGTGGAAGTCGGCGGAACGCCGCCTCACCGCGCCGTTTGATGACGACGCCGAGGCCGGCGCCGCGGCGGCGCCCGCGGCATCCGTCGACCCCCTGGCCGAGCTCGACCCGTTCGCGATCGGCGACAAGCGGCTGGAACTGCTGTTCGTGTGCGCGCATCCGGCGATCGACGCCGCCGTCCGCACGCCCCTCATGCTGCAGGTCGTGCTCGGATTCGACGCGGCGCAGATCGCCACGGCCTTCGCGGTGCCGCCGGCGGCGATGGCCCAACGGCTCGTGCGGGCGAAGCGGCGCATCCGCGATGCGCGCATCCCGTTCGCAGTGCCCGACCGTCGCGCGATGCCCGAGCGGCTACCCGCGGTGCTCGAGGCGGTCTACGGATGCCACGCCATCGCGTGGCGCGCCCCGGCCGACGCTCCCGACTCGATGGCCGGCGAGGCGCAGTACCTCGCGGTGACCCTCGCGGCCCTGCTCGAGCACGAGACGGAGGCGTGGGGCCTCGCGGCGCTCGTGACGCTGTCGCTCGCGCGGCGGGGGAGTCGAGGTGGCGCCAGCCGCGATTCGGAAACCGACTCGCGCCCGTTCGTCCCGCTCGACGAGCAGGACCCGTCGACGTGGGATGCCGCGCTCATCGCCGAGGGCGAGGAGTACCTCCGACGTGCGTCGGCGCCGGGGCGGCCGCCGGGCCGCTTCCAGCTCGAGGCCGCCATCGAGGCCGTGCACTGCGATCGCCGTCGCACGGGCGCGACCGACTGGGCGGCGCTGCGCACGCTCTACGTCGCGCTGAACGCGGTCGCTCCGAGCCTCGGCGCGACGGTCGCGCTCGCCGCGGTGATCGGGCGTCTCGACGGCGCCGCGGCGGGTCTCGCGGCGCTCCCGGCGGAGCCAGAGACGTCGACGTTCCAGCCCTGGTGGGCGGCGCGCGCCGACCTGCTCGCCCGTGCGGGCCGCGGCTCCGAGGCATCCGATGCCTTCGCCCATGCCGCCGAGCTGGCGGATGACCCGGCCGTGCGCACCTACCTGCTGGCCCGGCGGGAGGCTACGGCGCGTTCGTGA
- a CDS encoding DUF1761 family protein — translation MAAGVIWYARGVFGTRWAKLANDDMDRPGASAVMPHTVTVLVSFVTAGVLAGASTIAWHFYGGGYLVATLLAAVILWAGFTAAFTTRRSFAPTLELSRRPPANRRGWCWCSLTDRGPQGGSLHWLARHDGDATAH, via the coding sequence ATGGCCGCCGGAGTGATCTGGTACGCCCGTGGCGTGTTCGGCACCCGGTGGGCGAAGCTCGCGAACGACGACATGGACCGCCCGGGCGCGAGCGCGGTGATGCCGCACACCGTGACGGTGTTGGTGAGCTTCGTCACGGCGGGGGTGCTCGCGGGCGCCTCGACGATCGCGTGGCACTTCTACGGCGGCGGATACCTCGTGGCAACGCTGCTCGCGGCCGTCATCCTGTGGGCAGGCTTCACGGCGGCGTTCACTACGCGCCGCAGCTTCGCCCCTACGCTCGAGCTCTCGAGGCGGCCACCGGCGAACCGGCGCGGATGGTGCTGGTGTTCCTTGACGGATCGGGGGCCGCAGGGCGGGTCATTGCATTGGTTAGCTCGCCACGACGGCGATGCTACGGCCCACTGA
- a CDS encoding acyl-CoA dehydrogenase → MSALRLPTADIAFILEHVVDYDAVAQLPGYEHADLETVSEILDEAGNFMAEVVAPTNRAGDLEGARLNPDGSVSTATGFKEAYAAYVDAGWGSVPLPEEFGGGGFPRTVGLALQELMTTANMAFALAPLLTQGAIEALLHYGSDEQKQQWLPKMVSGEWAGTMNLTEPHAGSDVGALTTKAVKRADGSYGITGQKIFITFGDHDLSEQIVHLVLARIPDAPAGTKGISIFIVPKFLMNDDGSLGERNGVHTVGVEHKMGIHGSPTCVLSYEDATGYLVGAENIGMRIMFVMMNSARLSVGMQGLAVSELAYQQSLDYARERIQGRAIGATQDSPIIDFPDVRRMLMTQKAYIAAMRRMMLLTATYTDVSTHHPDAAVRARANEIVGLLTPIAKSFGTDLGNELTSLALQVHGGMGFIEETGVAQHYRDVRIAAIYEGTNGIQAADLVGRKIPVRDGASALEFIATMRELDDELAAAGDEFASIRTQLNAQLDTLEQTTAWMLRTGATDANAVLSGSTPYQRIWGLVLGGWLMAKSALAARELDADGIAESQLPLARFYAEQLLPQAAGLAGAATAGSRDLFALDADALGDVVRRGARV, encoded by the coding sequence ATGAGCGCACTCCGACTCCCGACAGCCGACATCGCCTTCATCCTCGAGCACGTCGTGGACTACGACGCGGTCGCGCAGCTCCCCGGGTATGAGCACGCCGACCTCGAGACGGTCTCGGAGATCCTCGACGAGGCCGGCAACTTCATGGCCGAGGTGGTGGCACCCACCAACCGTGCCGGCGACCTCGAGGGAGCGCGGCTGAACCCCGACGGCAGCGTCAGCACGGCGACGGGATTCAAGGAGGCGTACGCCGCCTATGTCGACGCCGGCTGGGGCTCGGTGCCGTTGCCCGAGGAGTTCGGCGGCGGCGGATTCCCGCGCACGGTGGGCCTCGCCCTCCAGGAGCTCATGACGACCGCGAACATGGCGTTCGCGCTGGCGCCGCTGCTCACCCAGGGCGCGATCGAGGCGCTCCTCCACTACGGCAGCGATGAGCAGAAGCAGCAGTGGCTGCCGAAGATGGTCAGCGGCGAGTGGGCCGGCACCATGAACCTCACTGAGCCGCACGCCGGCTCCGACGTCGGCGCCCTCACCACGAAGGCGGTGAAGCGCGCCGACGGCAGCTACGGCATCACCGGCCAGAAGATCTTCATCACCTTCGGCGACCACGACCTCAGTGAGCAGATCGTGCACCTCGTGCTCGCCCGCATCCCCGACGCGCCCGCAGGAACGAAGGGCATCTCGATCTTCATCGTGCCGAAGTTCCTCATGAACGACGACGGCTCGCTCGGCGAGCGCAACGGGGTGCACACCGTCGGCGTCGAGCACAAGATGGGCATCCACGGTTCGCCCACCTGCGTGCTCTCGTACGAAGACGCGACCGGGTACCTCGTCGGCGCCGAGAACATCGGCATGCGCATCATGTTCGTCATGATGAACAGTGCCCGCCTCTCGGTCGGCATGCAGGGCCTCGCCGTGTCCGAGCTCGCCTACCAGCAGTCGCTCGACTACGCGCGGGAGCGCATCCAGGGCCGTGCGATCGGCGCGACGCAAGACTCCCCCATCATCGACTTCCCCGACGTGCGCCGCATGCTCATGACGCAGAAGGCGTACATCGCCGCGATGCGCCGCATGATGCTGCTGACCGCGACCTACACCGACGTGTCGACGCACCACCCCGACGCCGCCGTGCGCGCCCGGGCGAACGAGATCGTCGGCCTGCTCACGCCCATCGCCAAGTCGTTCGGCACCGACCTCGGCAACGAGCTCACCTCGCTCGCGCTGCAGGTCCACGGCGGCATGGGGTTCATCGAGGAGACCGGCGTCGCCCAGCACTACCGCGATGTGCGGATCGCGGCGATCTACGAGGGCACCAACGGCATCCAGGCTGCGGACCTCGTGGGCCGGAAGATCCCGGTTCGCGACGGGGCATCCGCACTCGAGTTCATCGCCACCATGCGCGAGCTCGACGACGAGCTCGCGGCGGCCGGCGACGAGTTCGCCTCGATCCGCACGCAGTTGAACGCGCAGCTCGACACCCTCGAGCAGACGACGGCGTGGATGCTCCGCACCGGCGCCACCGACGCCAACGCCGTGCTGTCGGGGTCGACCCCCTACCAGCGCATCTGGGGGCTCGTGCTGGGTGGCTGGCTCATGGCGAAGTCCGCACTCGCTGCCCGCGAGCTTGACGCCGACGGCATCGCGGAGTCGCAGCTGCCGCTGGCCCGGTTCTACGCCGAGCAACTGCTGCCGCAGGCGGCCGGCCTCGCCGGCGCCGCCACGGCCGGCTCGCGTGACCTGTTCGCCCTCGACGCCGACGCGCTCGGCGACGTCGTGCGCCGTGGGGCGCGCGTCTGA